A window from Enterocloster bolteae encodes these proteins:
- a CDS encoding V-type ATP synthase subunit D: protein MGAKHVNPTRMELTRLKKKLATAIRGHKLLKDKRDELMRQFLDLVRENKALREKVEAGIAAANQNFVLARSGMTDEALNVALMAPKQEVYLETETKNVMSVEIPVFKYKTRTSDPNDIYSYGFAFTSSDLDDAVKSLADLLPDMLRLAECEKSCQLMAAEIEKTRRRVNALEHVMIPDTQSNIRYITMKLDENERSSQTRLMKVKDMMLEEAHHYSEREVVPVVDEV, encoded by the coding sequence ATGGGTGCAAAACATGTAAATCCCACCCGTATGGAGCTTACCCGCCTTAAGAAAAAGCTGGCAACAGCCATTCGCGGGCACAAGCTTCTGAAAGACAAGCGGGATGAATTGATGCGTCAGTTCCTGGACCTGGTGCGTGAGAACAAGGCCCTCCGCGAGAAGGTGGAGGCAGGCATCGCTGCGGCTAACCAGAATTTCGTGCTGGCACGTTCCGGCATGACAGATGAGGCCCTGAACGTAGCCCTGATGGCTCCCAAGCAGGAGGTCTATCTGGAAACTGAGACAAAAAACGTCATGAGTGTGGAGATTCCTGTGTTCAAGTATAAGACCAGGACTTCAGACCCTAACGACATCTATTCCTACGGCTTTGCATTTACTTCCAGTGACCTGGATGATGCGGTAAAGAGTCTGGCAGATTTACTGCCTGACATGCTGCGTCTGGCTGAGTGCGAAAAATCCTGCCAGCTCATGGCAGCGGAGATTGAAAAGACCCGCCGCCGTGTAAACGCGCTGGAGCATGTGATGATTCCCGATACCCAGTCAAACATCCGCTATATCACCATGAAGCTGGATGAGAATGAGCGAAGCTCCCAGACAAGGCTTATGAAGGTAAAGGATATGATGCTTGAGGAAGCACACCACTACAGCGAGCGGGAAGTGGTTCCCGTGGTAGATGAGGTGTAG